One segment of Natronosalvus halobius DNA contains the following:
- a CDS encoding metallophosphoesterase family protein: MARLHTGQLLARLERPRTPEPTTLAVGSDVHLATDATGTWKVFHRTERHLRAAVRCVNERDVDGVLLAGDLTRNGTRAEFDRFDGLATFDPPTVAIPGNHDEPTTFDERESLPIDAFEGRYTPGGLPFRVRVGGLEVIGLDSHAAEPDSPAETWDGRVDAETLMWLDETLETTPVDATIVAIHHNLPATGRLYERWRDELPVDGRVPGFSNPEPLLEVLADHDVGLVVTGHLHFPAIESSGGVRELTVPAVSSFPHALLVLEVDERGTTVRQVPLTDSDGMVESIAHGYEKDRVLLSAAQHAAYPLLEEW, from the coding sequence ATGGCTCGCCTCCACACCGGCCAACTGTTGGCTCGCCTCGAGCGCCCGCGAACCCCGGAGCCGACCACGCTCGCGGTGGGTTCGGACGTACACCTGGCGACCGACGCGACGGGCACGTGGAAGGTCTTTCACCGGACGGAGCGCCACCTTCGGGCCGCCGTCCGGTGCGTCAACGAGCGTGACGTCGACGGCGTCCTCCTCGCGGGCGACCTGACGCGAAACGGGACGCGCGCGGAGTTCGACCGCTTCGACGGACTCGCGACGTTCGACCCGCCGACGGTCGCGATTCCGGGAAACCACGACGAGCCGACGACTTTCGACGAGCGCGAGTCGCTACCGATCGACGCCTTCGAGGGCCGATACACGCCCGGCGGCCTCCCGTTTCGGGTTCGCGTGGGCGGTCTCGAGGTGATCGGTCTCGACAGCCACGCCGCCGAACCCGACTCGCCCGCCGAGACCTGGGACGGACGCGTCGACGCCGAGACGCTGATGTGGCTCGACGAGACGCTCGAGACGACGCCCGTCGACGCCACGATTGTCGCCATCCACCACAACCTCCCCGCGACCGGCCGACTTTACGAGCGCTGGCGCGACGAGTTGCCCGTCGACGGACGCGTTCCCGGCTTCTCGAATCCCGAACCCCTGCTCGAGGTGCTCGCCGACCACGATGTCGGACTGGTCGTCACCGGTCACCTCCACTTTCCGGCGATCGAATCGAGCGGTGGCGTTCGGGAACTTACCGTTCCGGCCGTCTCCTCGTTTCCCCACGCCCTGCTCGTCCTCGAGGTCGACGAACGGGGCACGACCGTCCGCCAGGTGCCCCTGACCGACAGCGACGGGATGGTCGAGTCGATCGCCCACGGCTACGAGAAGGATCGGGTCCTGCTCTCGGCGGCCCAGCACGCGGCGTACCCGCTGCTCGAGGAGTGGTGA
- a CDS encoding PQQ-binding-like beta-propeller repeat protein: MHRAVTEWNQYRGDERKTARLEVGANLGRPRRRPAEHWTADLRDPVGCPPVVGRDGVYVGTTGGDLYALDFQGRRRWVYETDTSTTLTPGVSAEFVYCCLEDALIAIETKTGDPAWTREATGLYTTPPTLTDGLLLVGDAEGITAIRTETSEAIWASNLEAPPVGAIAVDDERVYVAVQDESVAAMDRDSGEEVWRAPADGVVVGGPTLADDRAYVADEGGTVLALDAETGQTWFTYKIDGAFTSSPTVLEGADTLFVAADDDTLHVTDTTFGNRKLRGLLFSKPGLPLDDAPATDPIVVGDTVLVGDRSGGLYGVDADDPDFRWHLPLEAKIASTPAPAFEVDSFDDEPSSVRLFVGNESGRLRCLAWDDNR, translated from the coding sequence ATGCATCGAGCAGTGACCGAGTGGAACCAGTACCGCGGCGACGAGCGCAAGACGGCTCGACTCGAGGTGGGCGCGAATCTCGGGAGACCTCGTCGAAGACCTGCCGAGCACTGGACGGCCGACCTCCGGGATCCGGTCGGCTGTCCGCCCGTCGTCGGCCGGGACGGCGTCTACGTCGGAACAACCGGTGGAGACCTCTACGCGCTCGACTTCCAGGGCCGACGGCGCTGGGTGTACGAAACCGACACCTCGACCACGCTCACTCCCGGCGTGAGCGCGGAGTTCGTCTACTGCTGTCTCGAGGACGCGCTGATCGCGATCGAGACGAAGACGGGCGACCCCGCCTGGACACGCGAGGCGACGGGGCTCTACACGACGCCGCCGACGCTCACGGACGGTCTGCTGCTGGTGGGAGACGCCGAAGGTATCACCGCAATCCGCACAGAGACGAGCGAAGCGATCTGGGCGAGCAACCTCGAGGCCCCGCCGGTCGGCGCCATCGCCGTCGACGACGAACGAGTATACGTCGCGGTCCAGGACGAGTCGGTCGCCGCGATGGACCGCGACTCGGGCGAGGAGGTCTGGCGCGCTCCGGCCGACGGAGTCGTCGTCGGCGGCCCCACGCTTGCGGACGACCGTGCCTACGTCGCCGACGAGGGCGGGACGGTCCTCGCGCTCGATGCAGAGACGGGCCAGACCTGGTTCACCTACAAAATCGACGGAGCGTTCACCTCGTCGCCGACCGTCCTCGAGGGCGCGGACACGCTCTTCGTCGCCGCCGACGACGACACCCTCCACGTGACCGACACGACGTTCGGCAATCGCAAACTCCGCGGACTCCTGTTCTCGAAGCCCGGCCTCCCACTCGACGATGCGCCCGCCACCGATCCGATCGTGGTCGGCGACACAGTCCTGGTCGGCGACCGATCGGGCGGCCTCTACGGCGTGGACGCCGACGATCCGGACTTTCGCTGGCACCTCCCGCTCGAGGCGAAAATCGCGAGCACGCCCGCGCCCGCGTTCGAGGTGGACTCGTTCGACGACGAACCGTCGAGCGTCCGCCTGTTCGTCGGGAACGAGTCGGGTCGGCTTCGTTGTCTCGCGTGGGACGACAATCGGTGA
- the radA gene encoding DNA repair and recombination protein RadA produces the protein MADVDLESLPGVGPATADKLTEAGYDSYQSLAVASPSELSNTADVGESTAGDIVRAARDAADIGGFETGSTVLERRNQIGKLTWNIDEVDDLLGGGIETQSITEVYGEFGAGKSQVTHQMAVNVQLPKEVGGLHGSVIFIDSEDTFRPERIDDMVRGLPDEAIDAALEDREIEGSAGDEEAVDELVADMLEKIHVAKAFNSNHQMLLAEKAKEIAGEHEDSEFPVRLLCVDSLTAHFRAEYVGRGNLANRQQKLNKHLHDIDKVGNLYNAAVIVTNQVTSNPDAFFGDPTKPIGGNILGHKSTFRMYLRKSKGDKRIVKLVDAPNLADGEAVMRVQDGGLMPE, from the coding sequence ATGGCAGACGTAGACCTCGAATCCCTTCCCGGCGTTGGACCGGCAACCGCAGACAAACTCACCGAAGCCGGCTACGACTCCTACCAGAGTCTGGCCGTCGCCTCACCCTCCGAACTGTCGAACACCGCCGACGTCGGCGAGTCCACCGCGGGTGACATCGTCCGCGCGGCCCGCGACGCTGCGGACATCGGTGGCTTCGAAACTGGGTCGACCGTCCTCGAGCGCCGAAACCAGATCGGCAAACTCACCTGGAACATCGACGAGGTCGACGACCTCCTCGGCGGTGGCATCGAAACCCAGTCGATCACCGAGGTGTACGGCGAGTTCGGTGCCGGCAAGTCCCAGGTCACCCACCAGATGGCCGTCAACGTCCAGCTCCCCAAGGAGGTCGGCGGCCTCCACGGGAGCGTCATCTTCATCGACTCCGAGGACACCTTCCGGCCCGAGCGAATCGACGACATGGTCCGCGGGCTCCCCGATGAAGCCATCGACGCCGCCCTCGAGGATCGCGAGATCGAGGGATCGGCGGGCGACGAAGAAGCAGTCGACGAACTCGTCGCGGACATGCTCGAGAAGATCCACGTCGCGAAGGCATTCAACTCCAACCACCAGATGCTGCTGGCCGAGAAGGCCAAAGAGATCGCCGGTGAGCACGAGGACTCGGAGTTCCCCGTTCGCCTGCTCTGTGTCGACTCACTGACCGCCCACTTCCGCGCGGAGTACGTCGGCCGTGGCAACCTCGCGAACCGCCAGCAGAAGCTCAACAAACACCTCCACGACATCGACAAGGTCGGCAACCTCTACAACGCCGCCGTCATCGTCACGAACCAGGTCACCTCCAACCCTGACGCGTTCTTCGGTGACCCGACCAAACCCATCGGTGGCAACATCCTCGGCCACAAGTCCACCTTCCGTATGTACCTCCGCAAGTCCAAGGGCGACAAGCGGATCGTCAAGCTGGTCGACGCGCCGAACCTCGCCGACGGTGAGGCCGTGATGCGCGTCCAGGACGGCGGACTGATGCCCGAGTAA
- a CDS encoding iron-sulfur cluster assembly scaffold protein, giving the protein MGLGSDMYRQQILDHYKSPRNYGELEDPTFTHVGENPMCGDEIRMDVVLADDSETIERVAFSGDGCAISQASASMLSTELPGTTIDELLEMNRDDIVDMLGVEISPMRIKCAVLAEKVAQDGAEIYRGELDKDRTTTED; this is encoded by the coding sequence ATGGGACTCGGCTCCGATATGTACCGGCAGCAGATCCTCGATCACTACAAGAGCCCCCGCAACTACGGGGAACTCGAGGACCCCACGTTCACCCACGTCGGGGAGAACCCGATGTGCGGCGACGAGATTCGTATGGACGTCGTCCTCGCCGACGACAGCGAGACGATCGAGCGGGTCGCCTTCTCCGGCGACGGCTGTGCGATCAGCCAGGCGTCGGCGAGTATGCTCTCGACGGAACTGCCGGGCACCACGATCGACGAACTGCTCGAGATGAACCGCGACGATATCGTCGACATGCTCGGCGTCGAAATCTCGCCGATGCGGATCAAGTGCGCGGTGTTAGCCGAGAAGGTCGCCCAGGACGGCGCCGAGATCTATCGTGGCGAACTCGATAAGGACAGGACGACGACCGAAGACTGA
- a CDS encoding aminotransferase class V-fold PLP-dependent enzyme, translating into MSHQHQREGVDSLDVASLREDYPILEREFDGSRLVYLDNAATTQTPDQVVDAMSDYYRESNANVHRGIHHLSQEASILYEEAHDRVAEFIGAEGREEIVFTKNTTESENLLAYAWGLTELGPGDEVVLTEMEHHASLVTWQQIARRTGADVKYIQISDDGRLDMDHARDLVTDDTAIVSAVHVSNTLGTVNPVSELANLAHDHGAYAFIDGAQAVPTRPVDVQAIDADFYAFSGHKMAGPTGIGVLYGKRELLEDLEPYLYGGGMIEKVTFEDSTWADLPWKFEPGTPPIAEAVGLEAAIDYLEGIGMDRVRAHEEELAGYAYDRLTEFDDIEVYGPEPGPDRGGLVSFNLESVHAHDLASIMNDHAVAIRAGDHCTQPLHDKLGVAASARASFYVYNTREEVDALVEAIDGARELFA; encoded by the coding sequence ATGAGCCACCAGCACCAGCGCGAAGGCGTCGACTCCCTCGACGTCGCCTCTCTCCGCGAGGACTACCCCATCCTCGAACGGGAGTTCGACGGAAGTCGTCTCGTCTACCTCGACAACGCGGCGACGACCCAGACCCCGGATCAGGTCGTCGACGCCATGAGTGACTACTACCGCGAATCGAACGCGAACGTCCACCGGGGCATTCACCACCTCAGCCAGGAGGCCTCCATTCTCTACGAGGAGGCCCACGACCGGGTCGCCGAGTTCATCGGGGCGGAGGGCCGAGAGGAGATCGTCTTCACGAAGAACACGACCGAGAGCGAGAACCTGCTCGCGTACGCCTGGGGGCTGACCGAACTCGGCCCCGGCGACGAGGTCGTCCTCACGGAGATGGAACACCACGCCTCGCTGGTCACCTGGCAGCAGATCGCCAGGCGCACCGGTGCCGACGTGAAGTACATTCAGATTTCGGACGACGGCCGCCTGGACATGGACCACGCTCGCGACCTCGTCACCGACGATACCGCAATCGTTTCGGCCGTCCACGTCTCGAACACTCTTGGGACCGTCAATCCCGTCTCTGAACTGGCGAATCTCGCCCACGACCACGGCGCCTACGCGTTCATCGACGGCGCCCAGGCCGTCCCCACCCGACCGGTGGACGTGCAGGCCATCGACGCCGACTTCTACGCCTTCTCGGGCCACAAGATGGCCGGCCCCACCGGGATCGGCGTCCTCTACGGGAAGCGGGAGTTGCTCGAGGACCTCGAGCCCTACCTCTACGGCGGCGGCATGATCGAGAAGGTCACCTTCGAGGACTCGACCTGGGCCGACCTCCCCTGGAAGTTCGAACCCGGCACCCCGCCCATCGCCGAAGCCGTCGGCCTCGAGGCGGCGATCGACTACCTCGAGGGGATCGGTATGGACCGCGTCCGCGCTCACGAGGAGGAACTGGCGGGGTACGCCTACGACCGGCTGACCGAGTTCGACGACATCGAGGTGTACGGTCCCGAACCCGGCCCCGACCGTGGCGGCCTCGTGAGTTTCAACCTCGAGTCCGTCCACGCCCACGACCTGGCCTCGATCATGAACGACCACGCGGTCGCCATCCGCGCGGGCGACCACTGCACCCAGCCGCTGCACGACAAACTCGGCGTCGCCGCCTCCGCTCGCGCGTCCTTCTACGTCTACAATACGCGCGAGGAGGTCGACGCGCTGGTCGAGGCGATCGACGGGGCGCGCGAGTTGTTCGCCTGA
- a CDS encoding DUF309 domain-containing protein, producing MRNALRAGIAIYNDGYYHAAHDAWEAHWLDLEAGTDDERLLHGLIQFTAAIYHARNRNWAGATGLAASAHEYLEGLPANYRGVDVAAVRRSLRTLASDPEVIERRRPPSLEHAGAALELADLDLEATFLAAGVLAEEFGYDEPIIQDAIAFARADLEAERATSRFLALVQDFVREPANRALVYDRLSAHVGHRRAKRRDVEGLFDS from the coding sequence ATGCGCAACGCGCTCCGGGCCGGCATCGCCATCTACAACGACGGGTACTACCACGCCGCCCACGACGCCTGGGAGGCCCACTGGCTCGACCTCGAGGCGGGCACCGACGACGAGCGCCTGCTCCACGGGCTGATCCAGTTCACCGCGGCGATCTACCACGCACGGAACCGCAACTGGGCGGGGGCGACGGGGCTGGCCGCGAGCGCCCACGAGTACCTCGAGGGCCTTCCGGCGAACTACCGCGGGGTCGACGTGGCCGCCGTCCGCCGCTCCCTTCGGACCCTCGCGAGCGATCCGGAGGTAATCGAGCGTCGTCGTCCCCCGTCCCTCGAGCACGCCGGTGCGGCGCTCGAACTGGCGGATCTCGACCTCGAGGCGACGTTCCTGGCAGCGGGCGTCCTGGCCGAGGAGTTCGGCTACGACGAGCCGATCATCCAGGACGCGATCGCGTTCGCCCGGGCGGACCTCGAGGCCGAACGGGCGACCAGTCGCTTCCTGGCGCTGGTCCAGGACTTCGTCCGCGAGCCGGCCAACCGTGCGCTAGTGTACGATCGGCTCTCGGCTCATGTCGGGCACCGCCGAGCGAAGCGGCGGGACGTCGAGGGATTGTTCGATTCGTGA
- a CDS encoding aminopeptidase, translating into MDERVREHASVLVDWSARIEAGDDVVLSVGPEAHELAVAVAVELGERGANLLTTYGSGEVSRAYLQAHDGDFDEDPEYERRLYEAADVVLSIGGGRNTAAMADVPSETRQAYRTARSGVREARYDTRWVSTVHPTRSLAQQAGMAYEEYQDFAYDAILRDWESLAEEMAKMKDVLDAGSEVRLVKEGTDLTMSIEGRTAVNSAASVAYDSHNLPSGEVFTAPYDTEGTVTFDVPMTIDGEAVRDVRLEFEAGEVVAHEAVQGEDVLTEILETDEGARRLGELGIGMNRGIDRFTDSILFDEKMGDAVHLAVGRAYDACLPEGQTGNESAVHTDMITDMSEESRLEVDGEVVQRNGTFRWERET; encoded by the coding sequence ATGGACGAACGCGTTCGCGAACACGCATCGGTGCTGGTCGACTGGAGCGCCCGGATTGAGGCGGGCGACGACGTGGTACTCTCCGTCGGCCCCGAGGCCCACGAACTGGCGGTTGCCGTCGCCGTCGAACTCGGTGAGCGAGGGGCGAACCTGCTCACGACCTACGGCTCCGGGGAGGTGAGTCGAGCGTACCTCCAGGCGCACGACGGCGACTTCGACGAGGATCCCGAGTACGAACGCCGTCTCTACGAGGCAGCTGACGTCGTGCTCTCCATCGGCGGCGGGCGAAACACCGCGGCGATGGCCGACGTGCCGAGCGAGACCCGACAGGCCTACCGCACGGCGCGTTCGGGGGTCCGCGAGGCGCGCTACGACACCCGCTGGGTCTCGACGGTCCACCCGACGCGCTCGCTCGCTCAGCAAGCCGGGATGGCTTACGAGGAGTACCAGGACTTCGCCTACGACGCCATCCTCCGGGACTGGGAGTCCCTGGCCGAGGAGATGGCGAAGATGAAGGACGTCCTGGACGCCGGATCGGAGGTTCGACTGGTCAAGGAGGGAACCGACCTCACCATGTCGATCGAGGGCCGGACGGCGGTCAACAGCGCCGCGTCCGTGGCTTACGACTCGCACAATCTCCCCAGCGGCGAGGTCTTTACGGCACCCTACGACACGGAGGGGACCGTCACGTTCGACGTCCCGATGACTATCGACGGCGAGGCCGTTCGGGACGTCCGCCTCGAATTCGAAGCTGGCGAGGTGGTCGCCCACGAGGCTGTCCAGGGCGAGGACGTCCTGACGGAGATTCTCGAGACCGACGAGGGTGCCCGGCGCCTGGGGGAACTCGGAATCGGCATGAATCGCGGCATCGACCGCTTTACCGACAGCATTCTCTTCGACGAGAAGATGGGCGACGCCGTCCACCTGGCGGTCGGTCGAGCCTACGACGCGTGCCTGCCGGAGGGCCAGACGGGCAACGAGTCGGCCGTCCACACTGACATGATTACGGACATGAGCGAGGAATCTCGCCTCGAAGTGGACGGAGAAGTTGTACAGCGAAACGGGACGTTCAGGTGGGAACGCGAGACGTGA
- a CDS encoding queuosine precursor transporter — MTQSQPRSGPTTVQVSLIAVFVTALVTAQVTAAKVLAFELPVALPIAGNELFLPGAALAYALTFLASDCYSELYGRKAAQVVVNVAFAMNFLLLALVWSTIAAPAAPTSIDPGTFESVLGASTNIVAGSLLAYLISQNWDVWVFHEIREYTDGDALWLRNIASTASSQAIDTVIFVSIAFALAPTVLGVGPVLPAGDLAALIVGQYLLKLLIALLDTPVVYAVVGFVRSRDSHSQSTPV, encoded by the coding sequence ATGACGCAGTCACAGCCTCGATCCGGGCCAACGACCGTCCAGGTCTCGCTCATTGCCGTGTTCGTCACGGCGCTGGTGACGGCCCAGGTGACGGCGGCGAAGGTGCTCGCGTTCGAACTACCCGTGGCGCTCCCGATAGCGGGCAATGAACTCTTCCTGCCGGGGGCCGCCCTCGCGTACGCGCTCACCTTCCTGGCGAGCGATTGCTACTCAGAACTGTACGGACGGAAGGCCGCCCAGGTCGTGGTCAACGTCGCGTTCGCGATGAACTTCCTCCTGCTGGCGCTCGTCTGGTCGACCATCGCGGCCCCCGCCGCGCCGACGAGCATCGATCCGGGGACCTTCGAATCGGTCCTCGGCGCATCGACGAACATCGTCGCCGGAAGCCTTCTCGCGTACCTCATCAGCCAGAACTGGGACGTCTGGGTGTTCCACGAGATCCGCGAGTACACCGACGGGGACGCCCTCTGGCTGCGCAACATCGCCTCGACGGCGAGCAGCCAGGCTATCGATACCGTAATCTTCGTCTCGATCGCATTCGCGCTCGCGCCGACGGTGCTCGGCGTCGGTCCCGTCCTTCCGGCTGGAGACCTCGCCGCCCTGATCGTCGGTCAGTACCTCCTCAAACTGCTGATCGCCCTCCTCGACACGCCCGTCGTCTACGCCGTCGTCGGGTTCGTTCGCTCGCGGGACTCGCATTCGCAGTCGACGCCCGTCTGA
- a CDS encoding cold-shock protein — MAKGNVDFFNDTGGYGFISTDDADDDVFFHMEDVGGPDLEEGTDIEFDIEQAPKGPRATNVTRL, encoded by the coding sequence ATGGCGAAAGGAAACGTTGATTTCTTCAACGACACAGGCGGCTACGGTTTCATTTCGACGGACGACGCAGACGATGACGTATTCTTCCACATGGAAGACGTCGGCGGCCCGGACCTCGAAGAAGGCACAGACATCGAATTCGACATCGAACAGGCCCCCAAAGGCCCCCGCGCGACGAACGTCACCCGCCTGTAA
- a CDS encoding PGF-CTERM sorting domain-containing protein has product MSHTLPDRWKVVSLAGLTLLLAGLTVGALVGAGLLAPATGPVDPGPENVSEPAAEEPVPERGDPWFEAAAADGSWISYVNPRDEYRTPYLGDGSSKVCTTLVNEAGDPIMGKTVANTTVTVPMGDSVAWHSHADPFVTQYPLTDHYERPLDADQFGVSDLPQGDGYLDSHCIEIHGLSEEGDSVEYGEAVVEGEHADRIEVVGYIQQEPAGTGWDSSVDPVADAVSYEEAGGGWTFTPDSSHGQVTVVLQLVDDTADDDEGDGDGGYDEGSENGTDDSSSDSDGDDGDGSDGDGEETKRDGDNNGDADDTETDGDGTGADDRSGDGSVLEDDPEDDETAGASDDAQPGFGAGVAGFAIISLVVAVIGRRRASS; this is encoded by the coding sequence ATGTCGCACACGCTACCCGATCGCTGGAAAGTCGTATCGCTCGCCGGCCTCACCCTCTTGCTCGCCGGCCTCACCGTCGGCGCCCTCGTTGGCGCGGGATTGCTCGCACCCGCTACTGGTCCCGTCGATCCAGGTCCGGAGAACGTCAGCGAGCCGGCCGCCGAGGAACCGGTGCCCGAACGTGGGGACCCCTGGTTCGAGGCGGCCGCCGCTGACGGGAGCTGGATCAGTTACGTCAACCCGCGCGACGAGTACCGGACTCCGTATCTCGGAGACGGTTCCTCGAAAGTCTGTACCACGCTGGTCAACGAGGCGGGCGACCCTATCATGGGCAAAACGGTTGCGAACACGACCGTCACAGTCCCGATGGGCGACTCCGTCGCGTGGCACTCCCACGCCGACCCGTTCGTCACTCAGTATCCGCTCACCGACCACTACGAACGCCCGCTGGACGCCGACCAGTTCGGTGTCTCCGACCTGCCACAGGGTGACGGCTACCTGGACAGCCACTGCATCGAGATCCACGGCCTCTCCGAGGAAGGTGACAGCGTCGAGTACGGCGAGGCCGTCGTCGAGGGCGAGCACGCCGACCGCATCGAGGTCGTCGGCTACATCCAGCAGGAACCCGCCGGCACCGGCTGGGACTCGAGCGTCGACCCCGTCGCGGACGCGGTCTCTTACGAGGAAGCCGGCGGCGGCTGGACGTTCACGCCCGATTCCTCGCACGGGCAGGTGACGGTCGTCTTGCAACTCGTCGACGACACGGCTGATGATGACGAAGGCGATGGAGACGGCGGGTACGACGAAGGGTCCGAAAACGGAACGGACGACTCGAGTTCGGATTCGGACGGAGACGACGGGGATGGATCCGACGGCGACGGCGAGGAGACGAAGAGAGACGGCGACAATAACGGCGACGCCGACGATACCGAAACGGACGGCGACGGTACCGGGGCAGACGACCGCTCCGGCGACGGCTCCGTCCTGGAAGACGACCCCGAGGACGACGAGACCGCCGGCGCGAGCGACGACGCTCAGCCGGGCTTCGGTGCAGGTGTAGCCGGGTTCGCGATTATATCGCTGGTGGTCGCAGTTATCGGGCGGCGTCGTGCCTCGTCGTAA
- a CDS encoding DUF7576 family protein, with amino-acid sequence MRTCRTDGGTTDGHDCRMCGESLADTPDQRVLTAVEDGTVVHRYFCSDECLERWSA; translated from the coding sequence ATGCGCACGTGTCGAACTGACGGCGGAACGACCGACGGGCACGACTGTCGGATGTGTGGGGAGTCCCTCGCCGACACACCGGATCAGCGGGTACTCACCGCCGTCGAAGACGGAACGGTGGTCCACCGGTACTTCTGTAGCGACGAGTGCCTCGAGCGCTGGTCCGCGTAG
- the engB gene encoding GTP-binding protein EngB produces MNPFETRPDRDAEVVLVGRSNVGKSTLMRELTGHKFDTGGKPGVTRTPNHYDWTAEDFVITDLPGFGFMSGVEADRQDQIKTDIVRYLEAHADSILVGILVVDGKSVVDIIDRHSGDDEIPYDVEMFHFLRELDVPTVVAVNKMDKVDDQDERLDELCDRLGLLPPWKQWQDTIAPITAKRGQIDALEEAVRTHLHEQKRDDLFRFF; encoded by the coding sequence ATGAATCCCTTCGAGACGCGACCCGATCGTGACGCCGAGGTCGTCCTGGTCGGCCGGTCGAATGTCGGCAAGTCGACGCTGATGCGGGAGCTTACGGGTCACAAATTCGACACCGGCGGCAAGCCCGGCGTCACCCGGACGCCCAACCACTACGACTGGACGGCCGAGGACTTCGTCATCACGGACCTTCCCGGATTCGGCTTCATGAGCGGCGTCGAAGCGGATCGCCAGGACCAGATCAAGACGGACATCGTTCGGTATCTCGAGGCCCACGCCGATTCGATCCTCGTCGGCATCCTCGTCGTCGACGGCAAGAGCGTCGTCGACATCATCGACCGCCACTCCGGCGACGACGAGATTCCCTACGACGTCGAGATGTTTCACTTCCTCCGGGAACTCGACGTGCCGACGGTGGTCGCCGTCAACAAGATGGACAAGGTCGACGACCAGGACGAGCGACTCGATGAACTGTGTGACCGACTGGGTCTGCTCCCGCCGTGGAAGCAGTGGCAGGACACGATCGCTCCCATCACGGCCAAACGCGGGCAGATCGACGCGCTCGAGGAGGCGGTTCGCACGCACCTGCACGAGCAAAAACGGGACGATCTATTCCGATTCTTCTGA
- a CDS encoding GNAT family N-acetyltransferase, whose protein sequence is MVEIRPARVTDGEALVSVHIAAVRELGAAAYESAQVDAWAANKSPDGYPVDVDTAHFVVATRNGAVVGFGHFEFGVDEVQAVYVHPDHARTGVGRALLDHLEETARAVGLDRLTLLASKNAVGFYERHGWQGLEWVDHESTGAVVLECLRMEKLVDQSPGIE, encoded by the coding sequence ATGGTCGAAATTCGCCCCGCTCGAGTGACCGACGGCGAGGCCCTCGTGTCGGTCCACATCGCCGCCGTCCGCGAACTCGGGGCTGCCGCCTACGAATCGGCGCAGGTCGACGCCTGGGCGGCCAACAAATCACCCGACGGCTACCCCGTCGACGTGGATACCGCACACTTCGTCGTCGCCACCCGAAACGGCGCGGTCGTCGGCTTCGGCCACTTCGAGTTCGGCGTGGACGAGGTCCAGGCCGTCTACGTCCACCCCGACCACGCGCGGACGGGGGTGGGGCGAGCGCTCCTCGACCACCTCGAAGAAACGGCTCGCGCGGTCGGACTCGACCGTCTGACGCTGTTGGCGTCGAAAAACGCGGTCGGCTTCTACGAACGCCACGGCTGGCAGGGACTCGAGTGGGTCGACCACGAGTCGACCGGCGCGGTCGTCCTGGAGTGCTTGCGGATGGAAAAGTTGGTTGACCAATCGCCCGGTATCGAGTGA